Proteins encoded in a region of the Flammeovirga yaeyamensis genome:
- the bglX gene encoding beta-glucosidase BglX yields MRLLSIKVILYSLSIFLLGCQNKSSNTAWKSYSGDASIEAKVDSLLSLMTIEEKIGQLTQFSGQGTVTGPQINDDFKEYMDKGQVGSMFNVVGAKGLRQLQEHALKHSRLKIPILFAADVIHGFKTTFPMPLAESCSWDLELMEKSARISAIEATAAGLCWTFAPMIDISRDPRWGRVMESAGEDVYFTNLVAAAKVKGYQGISSYKDFSDPHTMLACAKHFVGYGAGLAGRDYHSVDMSDRTLRETYLPPFKSAVDNGVATFMTSFNTLNGVPATGNKYIFKDILRDEWNFKGGVVTDYTAINELVPHGYAQDLKEAANKALNAGIDMDMNGAAFIQHLKTLLDEGKVTEEQINVAASRMLELKFLLGLFDDPFKYLDEKREKENTMKPEFLAEALKNAERSIVLLKNEKVLPLASTTSKRVALIGPMIKERRSLNGEWAIQGDRRLSTTVYEGLTEKYKNAKFTYAQGATLTGDVDRKEINKAVAVAKNSDLVIMALGEDFNWSGEAASRTDIQIPLAQKELLRAVKKTGKKIVLVLLNGRPLDLSWEDENVDAIVEAWYPGIKAGDAIANILSGDYNPSAKLTMTFPRNVGQIPIYYNTLNTGRPHDHSDPKDYTSFYLDVPNSPLYPFGYGLSYSTFKYHDAKLSNTTLSANGKVTASIKVTNESDVDGEEIVQLYIQDVAASVAQPIKSLKGFEKLSIQKGQTIDVQFEITPEMLAILDIDMNKVTEEGKFNIWIAPHAEYDGNLMQLNYTE; encoded by the coding sequence ATGCGACTACTATCAATTAAAGTAATACTTTATAGCTTAAGTATTTTTCTTCTTGGGTGTCAAAATAAATCATCAAATACAGCTTGGAAAAGTTATAGTGGTGATGCATCAATAGAAGCTAAAGTAGATTCACTTTTGTCATTAATGACCATCGAAGAGAAGATTGGTCAGCTGACACAATTCTCTGGACAGGGTACAGTTACCGGACCTCAAATTAACGATGACTTTAAGGAGTACATGGATAAGGGTCAGGTAGGAAGTATGTTCAATGTTGTTGGAGCAAAAGGCTTAAGACAACTTCAGGAACATGCACTAAAACATTCACGTTTAAAGATTCCTATTCTTTTTGCAGCGGATGTGATCCACGGTTTTAAAACAACATTCCCAATGCCTTTAGCCGAATCGTGTAGTTGGGATTTGGAGTTGATGGAAAAGAGTGCTCGTATTTCAGCAATAGAAGCTACTGCAGCAGGTTTATGTTGGACTTTTGCACCTATGATCGATATTTCGAGAGATCCAAGATGGGGCAGAGTGATGGAAAGTGCAGGAGAAGATGTGTATTTCACCAACCTAGTAGCAGCAGCAAAAGTAAAAGGTTATCAAGGAATTTCGTCTTATAAAGACTTCTCAGATCCTCATACGATGTTGGCTTGTGCTAAACACTTTGTAGGGTACGGTGCAGGTTTAGCTGGTAGAGACTATCACTCTGTAGACATGTCGGATAGAACGCTTCGTGAAACGTATTTACCTCCTTTCAAATCAGCAGTAGATAATGGAGTGGCTACATTCATGACTTCATTCAATACATTAAACGGAGTACCTGCAACTGGAAACAAATATATCTTTAAAGACATTCTTAGAGACGAGTGGAACTTTAAAGGAGGTGTAGTAACAGATTACACAGCAATCAACGAATTGGTGCCTCACGGTTATGCTCAAGACTTGAAAGAAGCGGCAAACAAAGCATTAAACGCTGGTATTGATATGGATATGAATGGAGCTGCTTTCATTCAACATTTGAAGACTTTATTGGACGAAGGTAAAGTAACGGAAGAGCAAATTAACGTAGCAGCATCAAGAATGCTAGAGCTTAAGTTTTTACTTGGACTATTTGATGATCCTTTCAAATACTTAGACGAAAAAAGAGAGAAAGAAAATACAATGAAGCCAGAGTTCTTGGCAGAGGCACTTAAAAATGCTGAACGTTCGATCGTCTTGCTTAAAAACGAAAAAGTACTCCCGTTAGCATCAACTACTTCTAAGCGTGTTGCTTTAATCGGACCAATGATTAAAGAAAGAAGAAGTTTAAATGGTGAATGGGCGATTCAAGGTGACCGTCGTTTATCGACAACTGTGTACGAAGGACTGACAGAAAAATATAAAAATGCCAAGTTTACATATGCTCAAGGTGCGACCTTAACAGGTGATGTTGACCGTAAGGAAATAAACAAAGCAGTAGCAGTGGCTAAAAATAGCGACTTAGTAATTATGGCATTGGGCGAGGATTTTAACTGGTCTGGAGAAGCAGCTAGCCGTACGGACATTCAAATTCCATTGGCTCAAAAAGAATTACTAAGAGCAGTAAAGAAAACAGGAAAGAAGATCGTCTTGGTATTGTTAAACGGTAGACCATTGGATTTATCGTGGGAAGACGAAAATGTTGATGCCATTGTAGAGGCATGGTACCCTGGTATTAAAGCTGGAGACGCTATTGCCAATATCTTATCAGGCGATTATAACCCGTCGGCGAAGTTAACCATGACTTTCCCAAGAAATGTAGGTCAGATTCCAATTTATTATAACACACTAAATACAGGTAGACCTCACGATCATTCAGATCCAAAAGATTATACATCATTCTATTTAGACGTTCCGAATTCGCCGCTTTATCCTTTCGGATATGGTTTGAGCTATTCAACATTTAAATACCACGATGCAAAACTTTCGAACACTACTTTATCTGCAAATGGTAAAGTAACGGCAAGCATAAAAGTTACCAACGAAAGTGATGTTGATGGTGAAGAGATTGTTCAATTATACATTCAAGATGTAGCAGCTTCTGTTGCACAACCAATTAAATCGTTAAAAGGGTTTGAAAAGTTATCGATTCAAAAAGGGCAAACTATTGATGTTCAATTTGAGATTACTCCAGAGATGTTGGCTATCCTAGACATTGACATGAATAAAGTCACTGAAGAAGGTAAATTCAATATTTGGATTGCTCCTCATGCAGAATACGATGGCAACTTGATGCAATTAAATTATACTGAATAA
- a CDS encoding M20 family peptidase — translation MKRLLGIILGTLTIGVGYLTYNYVTFDSKQQDQPKIDAKTSHEDAVTHLSEAIQIQTISYDDHIDTTEFIKFLDYVKVTYPKTFENTHQQLLGGLSMLFTWKGSDTSLQPIILMSHYDVVPVPEGNLPKWKQPPFEGKIVDGYIWGRGAIDDKVGVIGILEAIEEMIKKGYQPKRTIYLSFGHDEEVMGTNGAKQIAHFLKQKGVKAEFVLDEGGYLTEGLVPGMEKSVALIGTTEKGFVTLELSTEIEGGHASMPKKETAIDVISKALVKVHDNPFPSHISKPLNDFIEHVGPEMPFALKTVFANSNLMEPVLMAVYEKGPSSNALVRTTVAPTIVEAGIKSNVLPTQARAVLNIRIIPGESVESVVAKITNTVNDKRIKIKILDRSEPPAVSDPNHPAYKLLDRSIREVFGDVVVSPYIMIAASDSRYFTSVSENVLRFCPFTLNKENIKSFHGINEKIGVEEFKNSIRFYEQVIRNADEM, via the coding sequence ATGAAAAGGCTTCTCGGAATTATATTAGGTACGCTGACTATTGGTGTAGGCTATTTAACTTATAATTATGTCACATTTGATTCTAAACAGCAGGATCAACCTAAAATAGATGCCAAAACTTCTCATGAAGATGCGGTCACCCACCTTTCAGAAGCTATTCAAATTCAAACCATCTCTTATGATGATCACATTGATACTACTGAGTTTATCAAATTCTTGGATTATGTGAAAGTGACTTATCCCAAGACCTTTGAGAATACACACCAACAATTATTGGGTGGTTTGAGCATGTTGTTTACTTGGAAAGGAAGTGATACAAGTCTTCAGCCCATCATTTTGATGTCGCATTATGATGTTGTGCCTGTCCCTGAGGGGAATCTTCCAAAATGGAAACAGCCACCTTTTGAAGGAAAAATAGTGGATGGATATATTTGGGGTAGAGGAGCAATTGATGATAAAGTTGGGGTAATAGGAATTTTAGAAGCGATTGAGGAAATGATCAAGAAGGGATATCAACCGAAAAGGACGATCTACCTTTCTTTTGGTCATGATGAAGAAGTAATGGGAACTAACGGAGCAAAGCAAATTGCACACTTCTTGAAACAAAAAGGGGTAAAAGCGGAGTTTGTATTGGATGAAGGTGGTTACTTGACGGAGGGATTAGTCCCTGGAATGGAAAAAAGTGTTGCACTTATTGGTACCACAGAGAAAGGGTTCGTTACTCTTGAGTTATCTACGGAAATTGAGGGAGGGCATGCCTCTATGCCAAAGAAAGAAACGGCAATAGATGTGATCAGTAAAGCATTGGTGAAAGTTCACGATAATCCTTTTCCATCGCATATCTCTAAGCCATTAAACGATTTTATAGAACATGTTGGACCTGAAATGCCTTTTGCACTAAAGACGGTATTTGCGAACTCCAACTTAATGGAACCTGTTTTGATGGCGGTATATGAAAAAGGGCCATCATCAAATGCTTTGGTGAGAACAACAGTAGCCCCAACAATTGTGGAGGCAGGGATAAAGAGTAATGTTTTACCGACCCAAGCCAGAGCAGTATTGAACATCAGAATCATTCCTGGAGAATCTGTAGAATCTGTTGTCGCTAAAATCACCAATACTGTAAACGATAAAAGGATAAAAATTAAGATACTTGATCGTTCAGAACCACCTGCTGTTTCTGATCCAAATCACCCAGCCTATAAATTATTAGATAGATCGATACGAGAAGTATTCGGAGATGTAGTGGTATCTCCCTATATCATGATTGCAGCATCAGATTCTCGTTATTTTACCTCAGTTTCTGAGAACGTATTGCGATTTTGTCCATTTACATTGAATAAAGAGAATATTAAATCTTTCCATGGTATCAATGAGAAGATAGGAGTCGAAGAGTTTAAAAATAGTATTCGCTTCTACGAACAAGTCATTCGAAATGCAGATGAGATGTGA